From the Chiloscyllium punctatum isolate Juve2018m chromosome 42, sChiPun1.3, whole genome shotgun sequence genome, the window tcttaacatttacctgtacctgtgtttttgtttttgccactgttaacctattatttacttatctatgctacttaaatCTGTGATCTGCCTtaattgctcgcaagacaaagctttccactgtgcctcagtacgcatgacaataaattcaattccattcaatttaattcaattcctATATGTATCACCTCACAATTTAAAggtatgtcccctcgtgttagccatcaccatctgaggaaaaatgctcttattgtccaccctatctaaccctcttattatcttatatgtctcaattaagtcacccctcaattttcttctctctaatgaaaacagcctcaattcctcagcctttcctcataagacctttcctccataccaggcaacatcccagtaaatctcctggGAACTCTTTCCAAAACCACTACATCCCTTCTATAATGCAGTGagcagcattgtacacaatactccaaatgcagccacaccagagttttgtatggctgcagcatgacctcacggttctgaaattcaatcccttctaccaataaaagatagcacaccttatgccttcttaacaaccctatcaacctgggtggcaactttgagggatctatgtacatggatactGAGATcgctctgttcatctacactaccaagaatcttagctgaaaatgtgttgctggaaaaggaacaggagaatcgatctttcgggcataagcccttcttcaggaatcttacccatgatttggagatgccagtgttggactggggtgtacaaagttaaaaatcatacaacaccaggttatagtccaacaggtttaattggaagcacactagctttcggagcgacgctccttcttcaggtgatggtggagggctcgatcgtaacacagaatttatagcaaaaatttgcagtgtgatgtaactgaaattatacattgaaaaattgattgtctgttaagcctttcatctgttagaatacagtgatagtttcacttctttcatgtgtaaatcacaaaacctttttttaaaagttgcattctcgggttagctgttaacaatggtgatagctagacaatatgttgaaggtaaaaacaataactgcagatgctggaaaccagattctggattagtggtgctggaagagcacagcagttcaggcagcatccaaggagcagcgaaatcgacgtttcgggcaaaagcccttcatcttttattcctgatgaagggcttttgcccgaaacgtcaatttcgctgctccttggatgctgcctgaactgctgtgctcttccagcaccaccaatccagaatatgttgaaggtttagattagattagattacttacagtgtggaaacaggcccttcggcccaacaagtccacaccgccccgccgaagcgtaacccacccatacccctacatctacagctaccccttacctaacactacgggcaatttagcacggccaattcacctgacctgcacatctttggactgtgggaggaaaccggagcacccggaggaaacccacgcagacacagggagaacgtgcaaactccacacagtcagtcgcctgaggtgttccctgtgttctctgtttgtgatcTGATGTtttgattgattctaatctaaaaagtgagataacagagttttacataaattcatgcagtttttgagctcagagttcgacatgaatgtatgcagtttttgagcaaagtgcaatgtaactctgcaagtacaaattcaccccataaaatatatgtgtgcatgtgggtctttgtctgtgtgtgtgtgtgtgtgtgtgtgtgtgtgtgtgtgtgtagtgagtgcagagtgtctttagtctgtgagggggtgcatgtgtgaatgcgggagtgtgtgtgtctgtaagagtgtgtgtgggtgtctgtgtgcgcgtctgtgtgtacctgtatccgtgtgtatatgagagtgtgtgtgtgtgtaggaatatctgtgtgtgtgtgtagtgcaatggtgatcacctgtaatgtgacatgaacccaaggtcccggttgaggccctccctatgggtaccgaacttagctatcagcctctgctcggccactttcctctgctgcctgtcccgacgtccaccttggaagatggtcacccgaaggtccgaggctgaatgtccttgaccactgaaatgttccccaactgggaaggaaccctcctgtctgttgattgttgtgcggtgcccattcatccgttgtcgtagcctttgctcggtttccccaatgtactatgcaccagggcatccttgcctgcaacgtataagatagacaacgttggctgagtcacatgagtacctgccatgtacaaggtgggaggtgttcccacacgtaacggtggtatctatgtccacaatctgacacgtcttgcagcgtccaccgtgacagggttgtatggagttgtcctgagagccgggcagtttgctacgaacaatgatgtgtttgaggtttggtggttgtttaaaggcaagtagtggtggccactgcatgggtttcctccgggtgctccggtttcctcccacagtccaaatatgtgcagtttTCCGTTAACTTGTTCATTCCTGAACGTCAATAATTGGGTTTCTCGAGAGAAATGGCTCAAAGTTTGTTAATTTTCGATCTAACACAACTTTAACCATCGAGTTAAGTCTTTTTTGCTCTGTTCTTTGACGGTTTATGTCCATTATTATTGTTAGTTGTGAAAAGCAGTGCATCACTAAGATGACAGATTTTCTCTGATATTTTTCCCAGTGATTGGTTCTGCCAGTTCTTTATCTGGCTGCTGTTCCTGCTAGAATGCTGCATTCCACACTGTAGCAAACATTCCCTTTTATGTTTAATTTCAGAATGATTCACTATAACATTCCCCATTTCTCTAGTTTGCCAGATAAATGAAGCTTCTTATTCCTGGTTACATTTTAGTAAGTCTTTTCTAAACCCTGTCTaataatgttgattttcctggGAACTCACAATGATTGCTTTGCAATATTAAGTATTACCATTTTCCTTCTTGCGTTAGGCTAAAGGAAAAGTTGATGCATTTTTGAAACAGAATTTATCCTTCCACGCTGGAACTACCATTGCATTCAAAGTCTCAAAACTGAGGATAACAGAGGATGACACAGTGGGTATGTAAAAGGGAAGAAAGGAAAACAGAGAGCTGGGTATAGACTTTTCCAAGAGAAAATTGCCTTATCAATGGCTAATTAAACATTCTTCAGCTATTTGTCCCATCGATGTGTATTCAATATTGTATAAACATGTCAACTTGGGGATTATATCTAGCCACATTTAGAAGCTTTTCTGAAATTGGTTCTCCCTCCATCACTACATTTTGTGTTTGTCACTCTTTTAAAATAAGTCTTCTAAAACCTCCAGTAAGACAACATTGAGATGAATGTTAGATTCAGACAAGCCAAACAATTGGGTTATTCTGTGCACCTCTTCATTCTACTAAAGTTTATCAACTATTGACAAGACAAGTAAAAGGTGATATGGAATACCCTCTACTTGTCTAACTTGGTGCACCTCCAATGTTCCACATGAGCTTCAACACCCTCCAAGAGGgactgggattagattagattacttacagtgtggaaacaggcccttcggcccaacaagtccacaccgaccctccgaagcacaacccacccagacccattcccctacatttacctcttcacctaacactacgggcaatttagcatggccaattcacctaacctgcacatttttggattgtgggaagaaaccggagcacccggaggaaacccacgcagacacggggagaatgtgcaaactccatacagacagtcgccagaggcgggaatcgaacccgggtctctggcgctgtgaggcagtagtgctaactactgtgccaccgtgccacccgtaaTGGATCTTGTCCATCACCTCATACATGCACTTCTTCCACCAATTGTGGACCCCAGCTCCTGTATACGCTACCTGAAACTCCTCCTGGTTTCTTCAGCAGCAACTCTAAACACTACACCATCTgccaaggacaaggacagcaggaagGAACGTCACCTCCAAGTCACATACGGTCTTGATTTGGATATATTGCAACTGTCCTGCAACTCCTTATCCACCTTCATTGTGAGAGCACCTTCCAGACAACAAAATGAAATAGTTCAACAAGAAAGCTCACCACTGATTTCTTTGGGTGTcatgagatgggcaataaatgctaggctTACCAATACAGCCTGACAAGTACTTCTCAAAGAAATGTATAAGTTAGTATTGTGAGTATGTAAAGATAATTgtcacttttattttcttttctggccGTCCAGTGTAGAATAACAAGGAAAGTGGAGAACTAAATTGGCCATGTGCCTATTTTCTGCCAATCCTTCTGTAAATCACCAGTTACTCAATTAACAAGTTTTAAAAATCCGAAACttgtttttctttgttctttcaggTTTAGTTCCCACACATGCGCCTTTGAGATGCTTGTTAGGTAAGCTTGTTTTCTATTTCTTAATGCTTCTGTTTTGTGATTGTAAATACGTCACATATCAAAACAATATCTTGACGTCAAGGAATTGTTCAATAACAAATGAAAAAGATGGTGACCAGTGAAGGTAATGTAGTATTTACTGATTTCCTTTAACTTGTAATACAATCTTCATGTTCGCTTTTTCAGAAAGTGGCATTTTTAACCAAAAATATTAGCAGTGTTATTATATAATTTTGCTTCACCATATAAATGTTTTACCATAAATAATTAACTCTATAATACAATAAAAATGCTGTGTCCAATGCACATTGGATGGAGTTTCCATTGCTTCTATGGGACTCCAGTTTCCCCTGGAGTCACACTGGGAGTTCATGCAATTTCTCCTCTCCCACCAAGTAGATTCTTGTTTGCCTATCACATTTTAACAATTCTCCAAACAATTCTGAGAAAGTTGCTCTGAAATCGATATGCTCCCATGCAATGTGAACACTTTCACTCAGATGAATGATGTATGCAGCCATTCTATATTTTAGGATGAATCAGAATTAAGGAAAGTGAGTAAATACCCATCCAGGAGCAGAGAATTACTCATTACATCTAATCTTTGCACTTTCAATCATGTTATTATTATTATTCAAAGTATCAATTCGTAACTTGTGATACCTGCAAAACCAAAAATTACTTTTTTCCTTTGGGTGAATAGGACAGGATGTCACTGGAGTATTATTTGGATTTTATGAACAATTTGTCTTTTGAAATATCAATCGtaatttcttttcccttttagCAGCCTCATGTTACCGGAAACCTAAGATTCCCCTCACAGAACTGACCAAACTGTCGAAGGACGTGAGCCAACTATTCCTCAACACATTCCTTCAGCTTCTTGGCAACAACGATAACCTTCCTGTTCTTGAGACAATGGTTTGTACCTTCTCAATTGTAAATTTACTGATGGTGCTGGcaaaccacatttctgtgggttaTCACTTCCCCTCTTTAGGTTGATCATGACAAGAGATTCCTTGCGGTAAATTGTGATCACCCAGTTTAGACAATTACACTCCATTTATTCAAAACTTACACCATTCACTCCTCATACCCAATTCTGGCCAATTCTATTCCCAttcctgaggtaaaaacaatgactgcagatgctggaaagcaaatactggattagtggtgctggaagagcacagcagttcaggcagcatccaacgagctgcgaaatcgacgtttcgggcaacgtcgatttcgctgctcgttggatgctacctgaactgctgtgctcttccagcaccactaatccactattcCCATTCCTGTCAACTTCCTAAACTACTTGTGGTCACTAAGCTGAGAAAGCTCTGATTTGTGTTTAAAAAGCCATTAGGTTCCTTCATGGAAATAGTAATTGGCTTTTGTGACCATCCCCTGTCTCCCATTTGACCCATTTAATTCCTTACAGTGTAATTTTGAAGCAAAGCAGATGACAGTAATTTATTTCTGGGCTTTTCTTCTTGTGAGTTCAGATGCAATACCAAAGGAACTCAGTTTCTGTCTGTGCCAGTGTTGATGAGCTGTGTACCTGCTAGTTACAGGTTCACTACTGTGTACATTTAATACCTAATAGAGTAATGCTTCCTCCACTCTATCCTCAGTTTTGTGTTTCAACCACAGTTTTGGAAGATTCTCCTATTGTCCCTATAAGATTTTCCATTCTCATCTATCACTCGGAACATTCTCAGGGCTCATTGCCTGAGATTAATGACAAATTCTGATCAATTCCAGCAAGTGGAATTTATGTCAGTTGCCACTGTCAAATTAATTTTACACAGATACCTTTAACATTCTGACAAAGGAGGTAATTGTTCATTAGGGATGACAGCAGTAGGACTAAATTACAATAGTTCATCAAAACTGGGGAAGCTTGATTCTGCATCAGTCAAGATAGTATCTCATTAGAGAATGCAGGATGCCAGCATTTCAAGTCTGAAtttggaaagcataccaattccTGACATACCGTCCCTTGTCACTGTGTACTATTTCTGATGTTACCTCGTCCATGTCTCAACATTTTCAGCTTGACCAGATATGTGAAGGTTTCCAGCCCGACCTCCAAGTCCTGGGGCTGATGGAAGACGAGAATAGAGCCTGTGTGGAGAAACTGTTGGATCTGTTGGGAATTCGGAAGGTTGATCCACCGGGACAGCCCCTCAGCTTGACACCCCATCAGAATGAAGTCATAAAGACTGTAAACATTTTCATTCAGTCACTCAATGGTATATTGCTTTGACATGTACTGCCTTATCTATTCAGCTGTCTCGGtcctctggcattccctctctagacctctgctccttcctctctctcttttagaCTTTGCTAGGAACTACCACTTTGACCAACTTTAGATGATCTCTCCCTCTTCTAATGTACATTATATAAATGCACATTGTATTCACTAATCCTAAATAGCTGATAGTAACCATTTCATCTCTGGGCCATTCATCATTGTGATTGGAAATATATtactcattccttcactgtcgctgggtcaaaatcatggaattccctccctaagggcattgtgggtcaacctatagcatatggactgcagcaagtcaagaaggcagctcaccaacaccttttgAAAGGCtgataaggatggacaataaattctggtTCAGCCAGAAACAGCCACGTTTCATGAATGACTAAAAGAAAAATTATTTGATCCAGTTGAGGGATTGTTAATGCTTCTGGACAATACTGCAATCTGTGCCATAACCTAACATTTCAAGCTAACCAGCATATATCATGAGTATTTAAATGGAGACTTGTAATTAAGTTCTCTTGTTGAAAGCTGAGAGGGATAGTGTTTGAATTCAATGTCAACCATTGACCATGTTGGTAATTCAGGGGAAGTAGAAGCATACAGACAGACTGCAGAATTCTGGTGTGAACATCAGTATGTTGAATTCTGTTTACGAATCTATTCTCACTGGCCTAGTTGTTATTATTGAATGAATGATGCCATTATAACCTGGTTACAGCATTAAATATGTATGGACTCTCATTGTGCATTAATACTTTGCTTTGGCATGAAAGCATTGTTAGTTTGTACTGACAGTCTCAGACTGTCCAGTTTGACCTGTCTCTGGAGTGAACTGAGACAAGATGTGATGCAGGACGATGACTAACAATGATCAATTTGAAATGTCATGGAGCCTAAATCCAGGACATATCAAATCTGGTTTAACCTTAAGAATCCTAATAAACAGGAATTGAAGTAGGCCGTTCggcccctccaccctcccccaccattcagtaggatcatggctaaACTCTTTCTAACTCTTTCCCCATAGCTCTTGATTCCCCTCTGATCAGGAATAGAAAATGGTTTAGAATATGCTGAGTACTTCTTTAAACTTTTTCTAATTATCTGACCCCATTTTAAATAAGCATAGAGCAGTAATCTTACCCCAACTTGATCCCTAAACTTTTGAATGCTTAATCTTAGAAACAGAAAGAGCAACACATACATATATCCACATTTATGTGAAATTCTTCCTGAAATAGGACATTTAGCCAATTATACAGGAGCCTAGCAATGATATCAGTTAGCTAGCACACACAAAATGCAGCGACTACTATCAAACTGACCTTGAATGATACACAAACTCCCGCTCAGCTCTATGAAAACAAATAGGATTAAAACAGCATAAACTAACTGCAACTTAACCTCAAGTAAAACTCTTCTGCCTTTTCTATGGCTTGTGCCTATTTGCTGTTCATCCATCAATTCTCTGAAGTACTTTTGATCAATTTACTTTATTAAAGATCTTCAATGTGCAATGCAATGGATCCATCAGAGTAAGGTGCTCTGAATTATTCTGTTTCCTTTCAGAACTGAATCCTGACACTTTACCCCTACTGGCTACTTGTGTTGAGATGAACATTACATCCAGACAACTAAAGCTGGTAAGAAATACACTTTTGTGTTATCTCATCTCAGGTGAATATGCAAGGAGAGAACTGAGAGACACAGATGAATTTGATTTCTGCAAGTTCACCAAGGCCAGAAATGTTTTAGGGACCCAAACATCAGGGATGGAGTTAATTAGAAGATCTAAAAAGGAGTTAAGCAAAAAAGACAGTTGAGGAACAATAGCAGATGTTAAAGAAAATAGTTCACAACTCATAACAAAGACATACTTTTGATATTTGAGGAATGGTAAGATCAACCAAAAATCAAAAGGGGGAAAGTATGAGGCAAACTATCAAGTAATATAGAATGAGATAGCAAGAGCTTCtggaaatatataaaaaggaaaaaTGGTGTCAGAGTGAACATATCACCTGAGAGAATGAAGTTGAGGAAATAATAATAGAAGAGTTGTTAATATACTAAATCAGACTTCGGAGTCAATGCAGCATTCCAAGAATAATAATTCATCAAAGGCCAAGGTGGATGAAAATAAGAATAACTAGGGAACCTATTGGGAATAAACACCAAAATGTCTCCTCAGCTTGATTGGATTCAGTCTAGGATTTTAAAGAAAAAACCGCATAGATAGTGGATGCACTGATTGTAAGCTTTCAAGAATCCTTTGGCTCAggaaaagtcccagatgattggaaaactggcaatgtaacactcttatttaaaaaaaagaagggaGACAAAAGGCAGGTAACTATAAATGAGGGagtttaacatctgtcattgggaaatgTTAGAGTCTATTACAAAGGATGTAAtaaaagtcagcatggattcatgaagggaaAGTTATGCCTGAAGATCATATGAGATAACAAGCAGGGTAGATAAAAGGAAACCAGTAGGTATAATATATCTGAAATTCCATAAGGTGTTCAATAAGATACCAGTCATAAAGCTGCTTAATAAgacaagagcccatggtgttagtggtagtatattagcatggatagagaattggctaactaatagaaggcagagagttggagtAAAGGAAGGATTTTCAGGAAGGCTGTAACAAGTGGAGTGTCGCTAGGACCAGTGGTGGACTACAGTTAttgacaatatatattaatgacttggaaaagGAAAGGGAAAGTACTATAGCCAAGATTGAAGATGACTCAATAATAGGTTGTAAGGCAAGTTGTGAGGATGACAGAGGAGTCTACAGAAGGATAGAGACAGATAGAGCAGGCAAAGACTTATATGGAATAAAATGTGCAAAAATTAGGTcatgcactttgacaggaagagtTATGAATGTTATAGAAATGGGGAAAGACTGCATGAAGAGAGATTTCTGTATCTTTTTGAATGAATTACAAAAAGCTAGCCTAAAGTTCAGCAGTTAACAGGGAAGGAAATGGACCattagcctttatttcaaagtgaCTAGTGCATAAAAGTAAGGTTTTGCAAAAGCTACACAAGGTACTAATCAGACCACAGCAGAAGTACTGTGAATATGTTTGgttcccttatctaaggaaggagATGCTGGCATTGGAAAAGGCCAGAAAAGGTTCACTTGATTCATTCTGGGTAACAAAGTACTTTTTTAATGAGGAGAtgctgagtaggttgggcctgtactcattagaatttagaagtaTCAGAGGACATCTTATTAAAACATATAAAACTattatctggattagtggtgctggaagagcacaggagttcaggcagcatccaaggagcagcgaaatcgacgtttagggcaaaagccctctttattcctgatgaagggcttttgcctgaaacgtcgatttcgctgctccttggatgttccctgaactgctgtgctcttccagcaccactaatccagaatctggtttccagcatctgcagtcattatttttaccataTAAAATTATTCGGcagcttgacaaggtagatgcagagaggttgtttcccctcaTAGATGGATATCGGACCAGAATGCATTAGTTTAGAGTGAGGAGTTCTCCTTTAGTACAAAAATGAAGAGGATATTTTTCTCTTGGTACGTAGCAAGGAACCAGAAGCTCAGGATCATTTCTGCAGTCAGAATGTAGATGTTCTGTGAAGGAGTAGTTCTGCTATTTCAACACACCACTGTgtcccctggccaacatctctggcTCAGTGTTGCTGCACTGCTCCAGTGAAACTCAGTACAATCTGggcattttctgcttggggaccctgtAGCCTTCTCGAATCAGTATCGTGTTCACCAGTTTTAGAGATTGTCACCTTCTCGCATGCCCTCACCCCAAACCCCACAGTCCGGGCCCTGTCATCACACGAGCTGCTCCCACCAACAACCCATCATCAGCCCTAATGGTCctcattaacagctattcattctcccaggctgacctttcgACATGCCTTTCTCTGCCCAAGTATTTTTTTCTCTGTCTGGGCTCCATTTCCAAATATCATGTACACCTTCCAGTACCCCACAACCCATCCCACCCCATTTTCATGATATAcgaaccttttcctagctacaatcagttctgaagaaggggaaTTGtatccaaaatgtcaattttactttgcctccacagatgctgccttacatgctgagtttttccaggaattcctggttttgtttctggtttccagACCCACTTTTTGTTTTGTCTGAGCAATGCTTGTTGCTCTACCATGTTATTCTCCATTCTTCACGGAACTGAAACACCCAACTCTGAGTATAAGGTCCtggactttcctgctcctcagacgctgcctgaactgttgtgcttttccagcaccgctctactCCAGTATAAGGTCCTGTGCAAAGGCTGCAACTGTCCACATCTCACCAAAACTGCGATACAACATTCAGActtggtttgtgtgtgtcccaAGCAAGAGAGAATGAAATTCAATCAATCAGAATTCTTGTTCTGAATTGCTGGAACCTCCCGGATGGTAAATGCAGGTGCGTGcacatgtgtgcatgtgtttggacATTTTGTGATATAGATTCAGTCACGAATTCCACAGATAATTAGATTCATTGAGTCACACAgtacggaaactgaccctttggcccaactcgttcATACTGACCAGGATTCCTGAACGAGTCCCATCTGACTgtgattggcccatatccttctagacctttcttatctatgatttggagacactggtgttggactggggtgtacaaagttaaaaatcacacaacaccaggttatagtccaacaggttttattggaagcacatttacacatgaaagaagtgaaactgtcatggtattctaacagatgaaaggcctaacagacaatcaattattcaatgtataatttcagttacatcacactgtaaatttttgctataaattctatgtgttaggattgagccctccactaccacctgatgaaggagcgtcgctccgaaagctagtgtgcttccaattaaacctgttggactataacctggtgttgtatgatttttaactttcttatctatgtacctgtccaaatgtcttttaaattttgaaattgtacctgcctctaccacttcctttggcagctcgttccattttcacaacaccctctgtgggaagaagttgcccctcaagtcccttttaaatctttccctctcaccttaaaccgatgccctctagttttggactcccctgccatggggaaaagtccttggctattccccttatctgtgcccctcaagactttataaacctctataatgtcagcctgcaagctccagggaataaagtCTCAGTCAATCCAGCTtctcctttataactcaaaccttccagactTGGTGAAATCCTTGTAtatcttctttgcaccctttcaagctcaATAACATCCAAATTATGAAGAATCTGCTTTTAAGGGAGACACTCAAAACCTATTGGCACCTACAGGATTATCTTGCAACAGTGCACAACAGGGAAGGAGCAAACTATCACAGCAGGGATGCCAATTCACAAGGATTTGATTAATTGCACAGATCATTGGAAGATCCCACTGTTAATCCTTTAAGCTTCTAAGGAGAAGGAAAGTTATATGCCGTGTTACCCATTCCTTGTCTTTAGTTAATTGCTGTGCAGTTTATATACTGTATGATTGATATGATCAAAATACTGTGACAGTCTTTTTTAATGGAACAGGTTGAAGACAGAATAAAAGAAGATAAACTAAAATATTTTGTGTTAAATTGTTTTTCAGTTGGAAAAGATTGAAGAAAGATTTTTCATTTGTTTCGCACCTGAAATGCAAATTGATCCAGCTGAGGATACTCTCGAGACCCTGACCCTTCAGTTCACAGAGAGCGAGTTTGAAATAACTCAGGGGATCCTGGAAGAATTCGGATTTCACCTGAAGAGAGAAGACACTTCAATCTCATTTGAAATGCATCACATGAATAAAAATATGTTCTGTTCCATCTTTGCTGCTCTGAGTGTTCTCAAAGCTTTAGATGACCAAGTAAAGATATAATGATTTACATTGGTCAGCCATATTCCTTGATGATTTACCCCCTTCTCCTTCCAGTTATCTCCCTGCTAACCCAAGGCTGCATCCTGTTTCTATCCTTGAATAAAGGACAAATATGGTGCATGCTGAAATCAGAACCCAACACATCATCTGTTGCAAgacaaacagagttaacgtttcatgtccagtgtgacctttcttcagaacattctcttttctctctctctttaagaATTTGTTGATGGCAAAAGAAGCTTTTCACATTCTGTGCTTGCTTATGTCTGTGAAGAACTGTAAAGTACATATTTCAAACAGCACTCTGTGATGGAAGTTGGGAATGTTACTGCACTTTGCTGTACCACCTGAAACCTGTTTTAATAAAGCTTGTTGGAAACAACATAATTTATATTCACAGTGTCTTTGACAATATTAGAACATTTCGAAGACCTATGAAACTTATTAACTACTTGTGCATCGTTACCACTATTCTAATGTAGGGACATAGCTTCTCAGACAGCCAACTCTAAGACAGCagtatggtggcttagtggtcagc encodes:
- the LOC140465725 gene encoding gasdermin-A2-like, producing the protein MFHKATQKIVKEIDPYGSTLIPAISPYFSNDFKPLYIIKRKKRTLFFTKDKYIPTSITLADILKDGKDLDIGLQSSKFCNYGASMSISGGVDASVCIVDAGVHASGGVADIISTVEMKKRVISEMMLLEATKDRKIDRGHHFVKQLRNNIFYIILEVVETDRPCDLNSLFKAQAGVEVPTKIMKAKGKVDAFLKQNLSFHAGTTIAFKVSKLRITEDDTVGLVPTHAPLRCLLAASCYRKPKIPLTELTKLSKDVSQLFLNTFLQLLGNNDNLPVLETMLDQICEGFQPDLQVLGLMEDENRACVEKLLDLLGIRKVDPPGQPLSLTPHQNEVIKTVNIFIQSLNELNPDTLPLLATCVEMNITSRQLKLLEKIEERFFICFAPEMQIDPAEDTLETLTLQFTESEFEITQGILEEFGFHLKREDTSISFEMHHMNKNMFCSIFAALSVLKALDDQVKI